The nucleotide sequence TTCGAGCGATCGCCGGATCGTCGCTTCCAGCCTGTCCTGGCTGTCACGGGGAATTTCCCGCAGGGGCAAGTCTTGCCATTTGTATTGATACCGCATCCCGCCACAGGAGAAGACGGGCATCCGCAGGTTGGTCCGTCCAAATCGTCTATATTCCATTCGATCATGCTAAAACATTTGAGCAATTATGTTATGTGTTTAGCACCATTCAGGCTCTGCCAGGCTTGCCGCTAAAGCCTGATGGGCATACCAAAAAGGCAATGCCAGGGCCAGGCTGGAGCTTGGTAACGAGGCTATAAACACGCACTAATCACATCCATCTCAAATGGGAGCATTGGATGGACTCGGCTTCCAGTGAGCACCCAGATAGCGCTTGCAGCCAGTCTCAATCTCAAACTTCCAATCAATGGAATGGACTGGAAATTCCTTCAGCATCATTGCCAGGTCATCCACAATTGGAATTGCAAGCTGATCGCGATAAGCGGCTTTGCCAACCAGGTTCAGGTCTTCGGAATAAATTTCTCTGGTGTCATAGGTTCCATCTTTATTGAGAAACCGGGAAGCTTCAAAAATTGAAATTCGATGGCTGTTGGCAAACCGGCAACGGGACTTTTGCGACTTCTGAGCACTCCGCTGGCTGCCACCAGTTTCCGGCGATTGCCAGAGATGATCCAGGCAAATATGGATGTCTCGCTTGACCTGAACACGATTGGTCTGGGTTTCCTGAAAGGGGGAAAAAATGTAAGTGCGAACTGCACTGGGGGTATCACGAGCCACCAGCTTTAAAATCCCCCGCCTGCCCCGGTACTGCTTAAGAACTTCATAGGGTTTGTGAGTCCTTTTCTCCTTCTTGGACACAAGAACCCGCTTAATCCAGTCCAGCAGGTCAAGAAAAATTTGATCGACACGCATGGGAATCATTAGTATTGCCTGATACATTCCTAGAATTCCCACCTTTGATGAAAGATAGCTACCATCCGCAGGGCATCCGCGAGTTGCAACCAGATATAGCGTTTTTCAATTGAGTAGAGTACGGAAGCGTGAGGCACAGTGGGGTGCTCCGCACCCTACTGTGCCTCACACCCTTGAAAAGGGCTATAGCCGTTCAGATACAAAACCCCTGACCAGGGTAAAAAAGACTACCCGTCTGCCAGGGCGACTGCTATATCTGGCGCACAACTGGTTTGCCATCCACAACTTCGCCCACCAGAACCAGATCTGTCAGCCCGACAAACAAACCATTCTCCAGCACTCCTGGAATATTGTTGAGGGTCTTTTCCAACTCAGCCGGATTGTCAATGCCATTTTCAAACTTGACATCCAGAATCAAGTTGCCCTGATCCGTAACAACAGGTCCAGATTTTTTCACGGCCATTCGCAGTTGGGGCTTACCACCCAATTTCTCAATGGTTTTGGAAACCGGATTCAACGCCCGTGGTAACACTTCCACAGGTAGCAAAAAGCCCAAATTGAGTTTCTCGACCAGCTTGCTGCTATCCACAATCACAATGAACTGTTTAGCAAATGCAGCCACCAGCTTTTCTTGAGTGTGAGCAGCCCCACCCCCTTTGATCAGATTCTTTTGAGGATCCACTTCATCAGCACCGTCGATCGCAATGTCAATACAATCAACTTCATTCAATGTGCTGAGAGGAATATTGCATTCCCGCGCCAGTACCTCGCCCTGAAATGAAGTGGTAATGCCCCTGATGTCCTTCAGGTCACCAGTTCTGAGGCGATCGCCCAATGCCTGGATCATAAATGCCGCCGTTGACCCGGTTCCCAAGCCTACAATAGAACCTGACTGCACCATTGCTGCCGCGGCTTCTCCAACCTGCTTTTTCATCTGTGTACTGGGGTCAAGCTCTGTGCTCATGAAACTCTCAACCTCACGATTCTTAACTCTGAACGTTTAACTCTCAACGCTGACATCTAACCACAACCCACAACCAATACCTGAAGACCCCCCTCTCTCCACTTCACCCTGCGGGAACGCCAGAGGCAAACACCTCTCACCTCTTCCTCCTCGCTAACAACCAACAACTAAAAACTATCCCCCCACAAATCCCCCGTCAGTCAGTCTACTATTTCCGGGCGATCTTATGAGCCAAGCCAATGATTTTTCAGAAGTGGATTATCAGTTCTATGCTGTTCTGACACCGGAAGAGCGCCGTCAGAAGCTTCAGGACGAGGCTACCCCGGTGGAAATTCGAGTGATGTTGCTTTACCAGCAAGGACAGACGTGGGCAGATCACCAGCAGTATGAGGCGGCGATCTCCAGCTATGACCAGGCGCTTGCCCACGCACCTGGTTTTTGTGCAGCCTGGTACCATCGGGGACTTATCCTGGAAAAACTGGGGCGGATGGAGGCGGCGATCGCCAGTTATGACCAGATGCTTCAACTCAAACCAGATGACGCGAGAGCCTGGAAAAGTCGGGGTGACGTGTTGCTGAAAATGGGGCGGCAGCGAGAGGCACTGGCTAACTATGAAGAGGCACTGGAGTTGGACCTGGAAGATGCTGGCATATGGCGAAGCCGGGGACGGGCATTGAAAGAAATAGGCGACTATGAGGAGGCGCTGTTCAGTTACGACCAGTTACTTCAGCTTGAACCAGAAGACTATTGCGCCTGGAGAGAACGGGCGGCGCTGCTGTCCAGGTTGCGGCGCTACCCAGAGGCACTGGAAAGCTATGACCATGCCCTGAAAATTAAGCCAGATGCGCACCACCTCTGGAATCTGCGTGCCCTTACCCTGGCCAAAATTGACCGGCATGAAGAGGCCCTGGAGAGTTGTGAGCAGGCACTGGCAGTCAAGCCAGATGAATTTAATACCTGGCGGGTTAAAACACTGGTCCTGGAACAATTAGATCGTTACGAAGAGGAGATTGAAAGCTGCGATCGCGCCTTGGACCTAAACCCAGACGACCACGAACTCTGGATCCATCGGGCAGCGGCTTTGAAAAAGTTAAACCGCAATCCAGAGGCACTAAAAAGCTATGACCGGGCATTAGAACTCAGTCCTGCCGACTACAAACTGTGGCATCAACGGGGATTAACACGGCGAAAGCTGGGCCAGGTAAACGGTGCGATCACTGATTTTGAGCGTGCCCTGGAACTCCGACCTGACTTTTATGCAGCCACCCGCAGCAAATTATTTCTCCTGATCACAACGGGACACATCCTTACGTACTTCACGGATTCTAGCAACCTGGCTGAACGCGAGAAGCTATACCGCGACCTGAGGAATGTCCTGGATGTCTTTGTAAAGAATAAGCTCCCGACCCTGATCGTTGTAGCACTGGTTGTTCTGTCTGCGACCCAAAGTCGAGTGATTGGCATAACCATTGCCGGAATTTTTCTACTGATCACAGTAATCAGTGATTTTATTTCCGAATCCCAACAATAGGCTTGATCTTCAGCCAGTAGATTGCGTAGTGAAGAGGACACCCATCACCCATACCCTTTATGATAAAGATTCACTCGCCAATGAAGGCTAGTGATTCCATAAAAATCGCCCCTCCAGTTCGGAGGGGTTTCCTGTCTGTGTAGCAATGGTCCAGATATAGCAGGGGACAGAGAACAGGGGACGGGAGACAGAGAAGGAAAGATCACAGGATAGGGCTTTGAGCTTTCTAATTTTTCCTGGCCTGGATGGCGACTGCATATATAAACAAGAATCCCCCTGCGGTTTGCAGGGGGGTGTCTGTGGGAAAGAGGAGGGAGTTTACCGCAGAGGGCAGGGATAGGAGATAACTTAGAAAGGACGACAGGATAAGGTTTTGAGCTTTCTAACAGGTTCTCACCTTGATAGCGACCACGACTTGATAGCGACCACGATACTTCCCAGGCTAGCGTTCGTATTGAGTGCCCCGGTAGCACAGTTGAACATGCATGGCAGGCTGAGCATGGACGTGGCTGACTGCATAGCGATTGCCGCGATACAGTCCTTCGCATTGGGCTGAGCCAGTTTCCAGGATTACTTTAGAGCGATGGTAGCGATTGCCACGGAATTTCAGAATCATAGAGAAAATCCTTTGAGTGGTGGGGGCGAAGCACCATCCGAAAACGTCCTCAGTCTGGATTTGGGCTTTGGCCGTTGGGGCTTTTCGGATGACTTGTACTTGAGTTGACAGGTTTAATCATGCCGGAATTGCCCGGTACATCTGGTGATCTCTCCCACAGGAGAATAGTGATATTTCTTTGGCACAAGTATGACTTAAGCCAGCCTGAATCAAATCATTGGTCACAGCGAACCAAGATCCGAGTCACAATGGTTTTGATTGGGGGCGATCGCCCCGGATGCTGCTCCTGCTCATTGTCCCCCCAACAGCCTTACACAGCTTTCCTTTCCGTGTTTAACTCTGACAATAATCTGCTGGGGACTTTCTCTACTCCGGATACATCCTCCCTGACATTAGATAATTCGGCAGTTTTTCTGGGGGTTCTAAGTGATAAAGAAAACATTGCACGCCTTGAATTCAGTTCCTCAGAACCTGATCGTGCGATTGGAATCAATACCCTCAGCATTACCACCGCCGAAACCGACCTCTAAAGCCGAAACTGTCGTAGCTGTCATAGATATGAATACGCCCGTAGCCCAGAAACTGCCCCCTTGGTTTTTCTCCAGCAGGAAAGGCCGTTACCCCATATAGATAAACCCCACCAACATCAGGATTGCGATTGGCGTATAGCTCAATGGTGATCTTCCGCCCTGGAAGTACAGGGGGTTCAAACTCTACAGTGATTAGCCGTCTTTCTGGATCTCTGGTCACGGCTTTAATGGGCAGCTTTGCTCCAGATTGACGGCGACTGCCTTCATAGGCCTCGGTTCTACTGAGATCAAAGTAGGCATAGGCAACGTTATTTTCCTGAGCGATCGTCACTTTGTGTAGGGGTTCTCCAGCATTTTCGGGGATTGTGATTGTAAAGGCATACCATGACCCCCAGAAGTAAACGGCGTTTTGCGAGGCTGAAGCCCCATCCAGAATGGGCATACCCGTAAATGCTACGGTTCCATCGGGCAGTTGCACGGCACGAGCAGACAGGACACCGGTTCCAAGCACAGGCAATGACACTGCCAGAATTGCCCCCAGACGGGACCACCGGATCATTTGTGAAATCCCCCATAGTGCTGATATAGATAGCTTAACGCACCCATTTATGCGCCATCACACATAACAGACCGAAATCAGTTTATGAGCGTGATTCAGAGGCGCTGCCTCCAGTAAACTTCACAAAAGACAGCGCCCCCCATCGGACATCTCCAGGCAGAGATGTGGAAACGAGAGATGCTCAGAATTTATGTTCTTCAACAGCGATTAAAGAGAGATATAGCCCTTTTTAAGGGTGTGAGGTACAGTGAAGGGTGCAGAGCACCCCGCTGTGCCTTACATCCCCGTACCTCATTCAATTGAGAAACGCTATAGGAAAACGATACTTCCCGTTTCTGGCTAGTGTTCTGCCAGGAAAATTTTGACGGGTCGCAGACCCTCAAAATTTAACTCCAATCAGCCTTTCAGTATTCAGTTACCTGTCAAATTTAATTGGATAGACTACTAGATTACGCCGTTTTGGAACAGCGCTAAGATCAGGCATATGGCAAATTTGATCTTGGAAGGGGATCTTAAGTTATGGTACGGAAGTGCTTAAGTGGGCTGATTGCAGGCGCAGGCCTGTTTTTGATCAGTAGTAGTGTCATTCCAGCCTGGACTCAGACTCCACCAGCGGAAACCTTTCAACCAGGTCCCTGGCAGCCTGTGGCGAGGGTTAATCCCCGTCAACCGATTTCGATAAAAATTATTAATCGCACTGCAATTCCGATTGAATACATTTTGACCACCCAAACGGGTTTCCGACGGCTTTCTCCGGGACAGACCGCTCAACTTAGCAATTTTTCCCTGCCTGCGTATTTGAATATCAACCCAACCCGCGATCGCACTGCCATTACCTATCGCGTTTCTGTTTTAGAGAAAACCAACGCTGTCACGGTGGAGGTTTATCCTGCGGGTTCGGTTGGGCTGCACTCCATCAATATTGATCAGACCGGGGCAATTTATGTCTATTAACGCCATGGGCAAACTGGAAGCCAGGATCCCTGATGTCTCGTGGACTTCAATTGAACTGACGGGTTAACCTCTTCAGACACCGGGGATCTGAAGATTGTCGCACTTCGCATTATTGAGAATTGTGGATTCAATCAACCGAAAACCGCAGAATTCGACTACAGAAACCCAGAGAACACAAAGCCGTTTCTCTGTGCCCTCTGGGGTGAAATTTCAGGTTATAAAATCGTCTTTTCTGAGCCAACTCTGGTGGTTACCAGCCTGGGCTAATACTCCGGCACCGAGGAATCAACCTCCTTGCTCCAGGCGGTAATCCCCCCCTTCACATTGATCCCTTCAATCCCGGCCTTTTCTTTCAGGATGCTCAATGCCCTGGCAGAACGACCACCCATTTTGCAGTGGGCAATTAATCTGTGCCCATTGAGCAGTTCCTTTACCCTTTCCACACCAGAGCCATTTTCAATATCGGGCAGGGGCACCAGCACTGCACCTGGAATCCTCGCAATATCCCACTCATGGGGATTGCGCACATCAATCAGGACAAAGTCATCGGCACCACTATCGAGCAATTGCTTCAGTTCCTGCACGGTCATTTCCTGCATATTAGCCTTATCCTTCTCTTCAGCCGCTTTTGCCTGAGGAATACCACAAAACTCTTCGTAGTCGATTAATTGGTTAATCACAGGACGAACTGGATTTGGACGCAGTTTCAATTCACGGAACGTCATATCCAGAGCGTTGTATAGCAGGAGGCGACCACTGAGAGTTTTGCCTGCGCCCAGGATGATCTTGACGGTCTCCGTTGCCTGAATTACCCCAATCACGCCGGGAAGAATCCCTAAGACGCCACCCTCGGCACAGGAGGGTACCAGTCCGGGTGGGGGAGGTTCAGGGTACAGGTCACGGTAATTGGGACCATCTTGATAATTAAAGACGGTGGCCTGCCCCTCAAACCGGAAAATGGAGCCGTAGACATTGGGTTTGCCCAACATGACACAGGCATCATTTACCAGATACCGGGTTGGAAAGTTGTCTGTCCCATCGACTACCACATCATAGTCTTTGAAGATGTCCAGCGCATTCTCAGAACTGAGGCGGGTTTCGTAGAGGTCTACCTGGCAATAGGGGTTGATCTCATGGATCCGGTCTCTGGCAGATTCGATCTTAGGTTTACCCACCCAGGATGTGCCGTGAATCACCTGACGCTGCAAGTTGGAGCTATCAACGACATCAAAATCAACAATGCCAATCCGTCCGATGCCTGCGGCTGCCAGGTAAAGCAGCAGGGGTGAACCAAGACCACCCGTACCCACACAGAGAACACTGGCGGCTTTCAGTCGCTTTTGCCCCTCCAATCCCACTTCGGGCAAGATCAGGTGGCGTGAGTAGCGTTCATAGTCGTCCTTTGTAAGCTGAATGTCGTCAAGATTGGGATTTAGCATAGGGGAAGTAGAAGAGGATGAAAAGTGGAGCTAGTAGGGTAGAGACGTTCCTTCAGGGGCAGGATCTGGTGGCTTTAAAGATTCAGTATTAGCGACTCCCGTCGCATTCGGGAGCCTTCTATACTGTGAATGGCTTCGGGTTGAAACTGATGGTTCTCGTCCAGGACCCAGCTTTGAGCATTCGTGGCTTTGCCCTGGAGGACGGAAACAATCAGGTAGGAGTATTGGGACCAGGCAAGGCGGCGATCGCATTCTGAAGGAACCGCCGGATGGTCGGGATGGGAATGGTAAATCCCAATAATTTCCAGATTCTGCTGACGGGCATCCTTCATTGCAGACAGCATTTCTTCTGGAGCAATCCAGTAGTGGTGGGCTTTAGTGGCTGGCAAATGACTGGCTGGCGCCCTCTCTAGAAGCCCCTCCGCCATGTCGGCTGTCCAGCGATTTTCAGTGCTCCAAACGTTTAAGGTGACTCGCTCCAGCGCTGTGAGCTTGCCAACTAACAAACCGCAGCACTCATCAGGATAAGTCCGCTCGGCATGGCTTACGATGGTTTCTAGCTGATGATCGTTAAGGATAAGAGCCACAGCAGAAGAACAGACACACTTCAGGAACGCAACGTCCAGTCAAGTTTCCTATTGTAAAGCAGGATCTCTACCGGAATATCACTTTAAAGTTTCAGATTTTAGGATCGAGGATTGAACGACCTGTAGAAATAACCACGAAGGCACAAAGGACACAAAGTAAGCTTCTGGTGCCCGATACCCTCTGGGCAGGCGGTACCAATGGATCTGAAAGCCTATCCGAAACCTTCTTCAGTCTGGAGTTGAGCTTTGTCCATTGGGGCTTTTCGGATAGGCTTTTAGTGTGCTTTGTGTCTTTGTGGTTCAACCTGAAACTGGCGGGTTATTTTCGGCAACCTCCACTAGCCTAAATTTACATTTTCGATTAATCCACGATTCCTGAAATTTCTCACTTTTGGGTCGAGTTGACCTATTCTAGGGGTGAATCCCTGTATCTTTGTGCTCTATGCCTCTCACGATTCTTGTTGCAGATGACGATCTGGGCACCCGTCTATCTATCAGCGATTATCTTGAGGCAACCGGGTATTTTGTCGTCTCGGCTGAAAATGGCCGTGAGGCACTCAGGCTGGTTGAAGATTACCAGCCGCATCTGGTCGTAACGGATATCACCATGCCCCAGATGGACGGCTATGAGCTGGTGCGCCAGATCCGCCAGCGTCCGGCTCTCCGATTGCTGCCAGTTGTGTTTTTAACAGCAAGAACCGAAACGCGAGAGCGGGTGCGGGGTTATCAGATAGGCTGTGATGTTTACCTGTCTAAACCCTTTGAGTTGCAGGAACTGGGAGCGGTTATTCGCAATTTGCTGGAGCGCCAACAGATGATTGAGTCAGAATGGCGCTTTGCCAGAGGGGAAGGGGGGCTGACTGGCGAGGGAACTCAATCACCTGATGCGGCTCTTAAACCAGAAGCCCATCCAGAAACGGTGGAACCAGACAAGAAACCGCTGACCGCGATCGCGAGTGCAGCTTTCAATCTGACACCCCGCGAACAGGAGGTCTTAAAAGTACTGGCAGATGGCTTTTCCAATGTTCAAATTGGGGAACATTTGCATCTCAGCCCCCGCACCGTTGAAAAGCATGTGAGCAGTCTGCTCAAAAAAACAGACACCAGCAATCGTGCCGAACTTGTCCGCTTTGCCATGGATCACCACCTGGTATAAGAGCGCAGAAGATAGCAAGAGCCATGGGAGTCAGGATAAGCTTGCGATCGCAAAGGCGCTTATGAAAGTTGGTTGCCGATTGCCAACTCCTGCTTGACGTGAGCTAACAACCCTTCACAGGCATCCAGCAGTAGATCGATAACCTGGTTAAACCCCTCCGGACCGCCGTAATAGGGATCGGGGACTTCCTTGAGGGTGTAATCTGTACAAAAATCACACATCAAGCGGACTTTCTCCCGGTATGCTCCCTCAGGGTCAAGGTAAGTAATCTCGGCAAAATTATCCCGATCCATCGCCAGGATCAGATCAAACGCCTCAAAGTCTGACCGGGTAAATTGACGGGCACGCCCTCGCAGAACAATCCCTCGCTGCTTAGCCGCTGCGGCCATGCGGCGATCAGGCGGGCTACCGATATGGTAGCTGGAGGTGCCCGCCGAATCACACACGATATGCTCACCCAACCCAGCCTGTTGAATCAGATGATTCATAATATTCTCCGCCGATGGAGAACGGCAAATATTGCCGAGGCAGACAAAGAGTAGCTTATAGGGCATTGCTGGATAGGCCACTAAATTCCTGGCAGATTTAGCCCGCCAGTCAGTTCTTCCATTTTCTCCCGCATTGTTGCGGTCGATCGGTTATAAGCATCCCGCATGGCCGTTGTAACCAGATCAGAGAGAACCTCTGCTCCCTCGCCCAAAGCCTCTGGTGAAATCGCCACTCGTAGAGGCTCTTGATTACCACTCAGAACCACCTTGACCAGTCCGCCACCAGACTCGCCTTCAATTTCCATCTGTTCCAGTTCTTCCTGAAGGCGCTTGGCTCCTTCCTGAACCTGTTGAGCTTTTTTGAAGGCTTCCGTCAGCTCTTTCATTTTGCCAAGCCCGAAGCCAAATCCCTGTCCTTGTGACATAACGTATACGGATGATGAGTTAGTTTGAGCAGTCAACTGTCTAATTATGACATTGCTGATTCCAGCAAAGTTATTTTTCCCAAAATCAGTCCCTTTTCCTCCAGTGCGGGTTGCCAAAAATAACTCGCCAGTTTTAGATTGAACCACAAAGACACAAAGCGCACTAAAAGCCTATCTGAAAAGCCCCAATGGACAAAGCTCAAACCTAGACTGAGGAAGTTTTCGGATAGGCTTTAAGAAACGTTATGTCCCCTCATGCCTTTGTGGTGAAAAACTTCTGCCGCAATGCACGAGTGGTTTGCCAACCTTGAAATTGTGAGTCTGGAATCAGGAAAAGGGTATTATTTTGTGGGTTTTAACCCACAAAATAATTCTTGACAGACCACTAGGCCATCTGAAATTCCCCCAAAATTTTTACTTCAGGTTCCAGGCACAAAGACCACCGCTGCTCAACAGCCTGCTGGACATGGCGAATCAGATGAAAGATGTCGCTGGCGGTCGCTCCACCGCAGTTGAGGATAAAGTTGGCGTGGCGTTCTGCTATCTGGGCACCCCCAATCTGATACCCTTTTAACCCGGTTTGCTCAATTAGCCAGCCCGCCGTATATTTGCCGGGGTTACGGAAGACGCTGCCACAACTGGGCAGATGATAGGGTTGGGTGGTTCGACGATGATTCAAATGGTCGGCTGTGGTGGCCGTGACGAGTGCCGGGTCAGCACCGGGTTGCAATTGAAAGGTTGCCTGAGTAACCACCCATCCCTTTCCCTGCAAACAGGATGTGCGGTAGCGGTAATGCAAATCCTGGGGAAGCAAGATTTTTGAAGTGCCATCCGGTAAAAGGACTTGAGCACTGACCAGGTAGTCAGCGATGCAGCCCCCGTGGGCACCTGCGTTCATTACAACCGCACCTCCAACAGTACCAGGAATGCCAACAGACCATTCCAACCCTTGCCAGCCTTTCTCGGCAGCCTGCCAGGCCAGCCGGGGCAGTGGTTCCCCTGCACCGACAGTAACCAGCCCGGTGTCCAGGTCAAAATGGGAATGACGCAGACGACGGGTACCAATTACCAGACCGTCCAGTCCGCGATCGCTAATCAGCAAATTGGAACCAGCCCCCAGCATGGTAACGGGGAGTCCCTGGGTCTGTGCCCATTCAAAACTGGCCTGTAGTTCCTCCAGCGTCCGAGGAGCCACATACCATTCGGCAGGTCCGCCCACCCGGAAAGATGTGAGGGTCGCTAGGGGTACCAGCGATTTAATCAAATTGTCCGTTCCAGGTAGTCGCAGCAATTGAACATTATTCGCCTGAGGATACTGGTACGGTTCAAGGGTCAAACGGCTGACCCCAGACACGTTCACTTTAGGAGGGTCGTATGAGAGAGTCATAGTATGAATATCATTCTGATGCCCCAGATTAAGCACCGCTGGTGAATTTCATTCTGGTAATCTCAACTGGCGAGATGAATTTAAGCTTGGTTGCACAAACCTTGAGATGCTCCCTGTTCAAGGC is from Leptothermofonsia sichuanensis E412 and encodes:
- the murB gene encoding UDP-N-acetylmuramate dehydrogenase, which encodes MTLSYDPPKVNVSGVSRLTLEPYQYPQANNVQLLRLPGTDNLIKSLVPLATLTSFRVGGPAEWYVAPRTLEELQASFEWAQTQGLPVTMLGAGSNLLISDRGLDGLVIGTRRLRHSHFDLDTGLVTVGAGEPLPRLAWQAAEKGWQGLEWSVGIPGTVGGAVVMNAGAHGGCIADYLVSAQVLLPDGTSKILLPQDLHYRYRTSCLQGKGWVVTQATFQLQPGADPALVTATTADHLNHRRTTQPYHLPSCGSVFRNPGKYTAGWLIEQTGLKGYQIGGAQIAERHANFILNCGGATASDIFHLIRHVQQAVEQRWSLCLEPEVKILGEFQMA
- a CDS encoding low molecular weight protein-tyrosine-phosphatase, coding for MPYKLLFVCLGNICRSPSAENIMNHLIQQAGLGEHIVCDSAGTSSYHIGSPPDRRMAAAAKQRGIVLRGRARQFTRSDFEAFDLILAMDRDNFAEITYLDPEGAYREKVRLMCDFCTDYTLKEVPDPYYGGPEGFNQVIDLLLDACEGLLAHVKQELAIGNQLS
- a CDS encoding YbaB/EbfC family nucleoid-associated protein; its protein translation is MSQGQGFGFGLGKMKELTEAFKKAQQVQEGAKRLQEELEQMEIEGESGGGLVKVVLSGNQEPLRVAISPEALGEGAEVLSDLVTTAMRDAYNRSTATMREKMEELTGGLNLPGI
- a CDS encoding Mov34/MPN/PAD-1 family protein → MALILNDHQLETIVSHAERTYPDECCGLLVGKLTALERVTLNVWSTENRWTADMAEGLLERAPASHLPATKAHHYWIAPEEMLSAMKDARQQNLEIIGIYHSHPDHPAVPSECDRRLAWSQYSYLIVSVLQGKATNAQSWVLDENHQFQPEAIHSIEGSRMRRESLILNL
- a CDS encoding tetratricopeptide repeat protein, which gives rise to MSQANDFSEVDYQFYAVLTPEERRQKLQDEATPVEIRVMLLYQQGQTWADHQQYEAAISSYDQALAHAPGFCAAWYHRGLILEKLGRMEAAIASYDQMLQLKPDDARAWKSRGDVLLKMGRQREALANYEEALELDLEDAGIWRSRGRALKEIGDYEEALFSYDQLLQLEPEDYCAWRERAALLSRLRRYPEALESYDHALKIKPDAHHLWNLRALTLAKIDRHEEALESCEQALAVKPDEFNTWRVKTLVLEQLDRYEEEIESCDRALDLNPDDHELWIHRAAALKKLNRNPEALKSYDRALELSPADYKLWHQRGLTRRKLGQVNGAITDFERALELRPDFYAATRSKLFLLITTGHILTYFTDSSNLAEREKLYRDLRNVLDVFVKNKLPTLIVVALVVLSATQSRVIGITIAGIFLLITVISDFISESQQ
- the rpiA gene encoding ribose-5-phosphate isomerase RpiA: MSTELDPSTQMKKQVGEAAAAMVQSGSIVGLGTGSTAAFMIQALGDRLRTGDLKDIRGITTSFQGEVLARECNIPLSTLNEVDCIDIAIDGADEVDPQKNLIKGGGAAHTQEKLVAAFAKQFIVIVDSSKLVEKLNLGFLLPVEVLPRALNPVSKTIEKLGGKPQLRMAVKKSGPVVTDQGNLILDVKFENGIDNPAELEKTLNNIPGVLENGLFVGLTDLVLVGEVVDGKPVVRQI
- a CDS encoding DUF2808 domain-containing protein, which gives rise to MIRWSRLGAILAVSLPVLGTGVLSARAVQLPDGTVAFTGMPILDGASASQNAVYFWGSWYAFTITIPENAGEPLHKVTIAQENNVAYAYFDLSRTEAYEGSRRQSGAKLPIKAVTRDPERRLITVEFEPPVLPGRKITIELYANRNPDVGGVYLYGVTAFPAGEKPRGQFLGYGRIHIYDSYDSFGFRGRFRRW
- a CDS encoding response regulator transcription factor; the encoded protein is MPLTILVADDDLGTRLSISDYLEATGYFVVSAENGREALRLVEDYQPHLVVTDITMPQMDGYELVRQIRQRPALRLLPVVFLTARTETRERVRGYQIGCDVYLSKPFELQELGAVIRNLLERQQMIESEWRFARGEGGLTGEGTQSPDAALKPEAHPETVEPDKKPLTAIASAAFNLTPREQEVLKVLADGFSNVQIGEHLHLSPRTVEKHVSSLLKKTDTSNRAELVRFAMDHHLV
- a CDS encoding DUF4278 domain-containing protein, yielding MILKFRGNRYHRSKVILETGSAQCEGLYRGNRYAVSHVHAQPAMHVQLCYRGTQYER
- the moeB gene encoding molybdopterin-synthase adenylyltransferase MoeB, encoding MLNPNLDDIQLTKDDYERYSRHLILPEVGLEGQKRLKAASVLCVGTGGLGSPLLLYLAAAGIGRIGIVDFDVVDSSNLQRQVIHGTSWVGKPKIESARDRIHEINPYCQVDLYETRLSSENALDIFKDYDVVVDGTDNFPTRYLVNDACVMLGKPNVYGSIFRFEGQATVFNYQDGPNYRDLYPEPPPPGLVPSCAEGGVLGILPGVIGVIQATETVKIILGAGKTLSGRLLLYNALDMTFRELKLRPNPVRPVINQLIDYEEFCGIPQAKAAEEKDKANMQEMTVQELKQLLDSGADDFVLIDVRNPHEWDIARIPGAVLVPLPDIENGSGVERVKELLNGHRLIAHCKMGGRSARALSILKEKAGIEGINVKGGITAWSKEVDSSVPEY